One part of the Paraglaciecola sp. L3A3 genome encodes these proteins:
- a CDS encoding transposase, producing the protein MAPSQIIQVVKSILAREFFKLYPEIKRKYFWAGKLWIQTYLVETIGNTNEETIRKYVQNQLVELDLKEQYAKQLGLF; encoded by the coding sequence TTGGCTCCTAGCCAAATAATACAAGTGGTTAAAAGTATTTTAGCTAGAGAGTTTTTCAAATTGTACCCAGAGATAAAAAGGAAGTATTTTTGGGCTGGGAAACTTTGGATACAAACTTATTTGGTTGAAACGATTGGTAATACTAATGAAGAGACAATTAGAAAGTATGTGCAGAACCAACTAGTCGAGCTTGATCTTAAAGAACAATACGCCAAACAGTTGGGTCTGTTTTAA
- a CDS encoding benzoate/H(+) symporter BenE family transporter: MKKQSFFSDLSFSAASAGFISVLVGYSSTLVLVLQAATASGASIDMLESWVWALGVGMGIGCIGLSLYYKRPIILAWSTPGAALLITGLSGNSIRQAIGIFVFVGILTVLTGISGWFDKLTRRIPLPLASAMLAGILIQFGFNIFGSMQAEPLMVGIMFATYLVAKRVVPRYAVVAVLIAGFISSSSLNLIKLDQVAWSLATPVWVWPEFDISLLIGVGLPLFIVTITSQTLPGIAILRSTSPEKLAVSTLISWCGGLNVLFAPFGAFALGYASITAALCASEESHPDINRRYISGVFTGVFNIIAGLCGATVVGLFAAFPVAMIAALAGLALLGTISNSIVAAFHEPNYREAAFLTFLVTASGVSFFGIASAFWGIVVGLIALAASNLGKSTQHA, from the coding sequence ATGAAAAAACAATCCTTTTTCTCAGATCTCAGTTTTTCAGCAGCCAGTGCCGGTTTTATTTCGGTATTGGTAGGATATTCCAGTACCTTGGTTTTAGTATTACAAGCAGCTACCGCCTCTGGAGCAAGTATTGATATGTTAGAATCCTGGGTCTGGGCCTTAGGTGTAGGTATGGGTATTGGCTGTATCGGCTTATCTTTATATTATAAACGTCCCATAATTCTTGCTTGGTCAACCCCTGGCGCAGCTTTATTAATTACTGGGCTAAGTGGTAATAGTATTCGGCAAGCCATAGGTATATTTGTATTTGTCGGCATTCTGACTGTACTTACAGGCATATCTGGTTGGTTCGATAAGCTTACCAGACGTATCCCCTTACCTCTGGCTTCTGCTATGTTGGCAGGTATATTAATCCAATTTGGCTTTAATATTTTTGGATCAATGCAAGCCGAACCTTTAATGGTAGGCATAATGTTTGCTACCTATCTAGTTGCTAAACGTGTAGTACCCAGATACGCAGTAGTTGCAGTATTGATTGCCGGTTTTATTAGCTCCTCCAGTTTAAACTTAATTAAGTTAGATCAAGTCGCTTGGTCACTCGCCACTCCAGTTTGGGTATGGCCCGAATTCGATATAAGCTTACTGATAGGGGTAGGCTTACCTTTATTTATAGTAACTATTACTTCACAAACTCTACCTGGCATTGCCATTTTACGTTCAACCAGTCCTGAAAAATTGGCAGTATCGACTTTGATTAGCTGGTGCGGGGGGTTAAACGTTTTATTTGCTCCGTTTGGTGCCTTTGCTTTAGGGTATGCGTCTATCACTGCGGCCTTATGTGCAAGTGAAGAGTCCCATCCAGATATCAATAGACGTTATATATCTGGGGTGTTTACTGGTGTATTTAATATAATAGCTGGGCTCTGTGGAGCGACAGTAGTGGGACTGTTTGCAGCCTTCCCTGTAGCGATGATCGCAGCTTTGGCAGGATTAGCTTTATTAGGAACAATTAGCAACAGTATTGTTGCTGCTTTTCACGAACCAAACTATCGTGAAGCCGCATTTCTAACATTTTTGGTGACCGCTTCTGGCGTGTCATTTTTTGGTATTGCTTCAGCATTTTGGGGCATTGTAGTAGGATTAATCGCCTTAGCAGCAAGTAATTTAGGAAAGAGTACGCAACATGCCTAA
- a CDS encoding GntR family transcriptional regulator, whose product MPNHNADSLYQQIKLDILDQKLILGSVLKQEELSHRYGVSRIPIRDVFQRLKSEGWLIQSGKCGVMVNPLTAEEAEDLYFMRMQLEPLILGYAIPNISNKILGEATDILEQLDSKQQSGQQHGELNWQFHTCLYQAANRRTLLNTINNLQQLSSRYIGFHAIQLNYVATCQTEHYALIDAIKEKQVEKAQDILEQHIAKAGKLLVNYLANPT is encoded by the coding sequence ATGCCTAACCATAACGCTGACAGTTTATACCAGCAAATCAAGTTAGATATTCTAGATCAGAAACTTATACTTGGCTCCGTACTTAAACAAGAAGAATTATCTCATCGATATGGCGTGAGCAGAATTCCTATAAGAGATGTTTTTCAAAGACTAAAAAGCGAAGGATGGTTAATTCAGTCGGGAAAATGTGGGGTGATGGTCAACCCACTTACAGCTGAAGAAGCCGAAGATTTATACTTTATGCGAATGCAACTCGAGCCATTAATATTAGGTTATGCTATCCCCAATATCAGCAATAAAATTTTAGGTGAAGCGACTGATATATTAGAACAACTAGACTCAAAACAGCAAAGTGGTCAACAACATGGCGAGCTAAATTGGCAATTTCATACTTGTTTGTATCAAGCAGCTAATCGCCGCACTTTACTTAATACAATCAATAATTTGCAGCAATTAAGCTCTCGCTACATTGGCTTTCATGCAATTCAATTGAATTATGTAGCGACATGCCAGACTGAACATTATGCTTTAATAGATGCGATCAAAGAGAAACAAGTGGAAAAAGCTCAAGACATTCTCGAACAACATATAGCAAAAGCAGGGAAGCTATTAGTAAATTACTTGGCTAACCCCACTTAA
- a CDS encoding VOC family protein: protein MFSHIMIGANDIQASKKFYDEILGVLGHKPGVLDDIGRCFYFTDTGVFALTKPINGEPASHGNGTTIGFSAKNESNADEWHKVGLENGGVTCEDPPGLRVKGDMKLYLAYLLDPAGNKVCALYRPA from the coding sequence ATGTTTAGTCACATTATGATTGGCGCGAATGATATCCAAGCTTCTAAAAAGTTTTATGATGAAATACTGGGTGTATTAGGTCATAAACCTGGTGTATTAGATGATATCGGCCGTTGTTTTTATTTCACTGATACTGGAGTGTTTGCACTTACTAAGCCTATTAATGGCGAACCTGCCAGTCATGGAAATGGCACCACAATTGGCTTTAGTGCAAAAAATGAATCTAATGCTGATGAATGGCATAAAGTTGGACTAGAAAACGGTGGGGTAACTTGTGAAGATCCGCCTGGCTTAAGAGTGAAAGGCGATATGAAATTATACTTAGCCTATTTACTTGATCCTGCTGGTAATAAAGTTTGTGCTTTATATCGACCAGCCTAG
- a CDS encoding alanine--glyoxylate aminotransferase family protein yields the protein MRIQVPDNLLSLDNILPDEPLLMMGAGPVPIPAKVAAANGIVINHLGDTMAQIIEQVKLMSSYVFQTTTGHILGVAGPGSAAMEMAVANLVVPGSKVLSICNGFFSSRLAEMSQRVGADVVRLIVAEGLSADPQIVEEYIVKHQPRVLTIVQGETSNTVCNNQLPEIASIAKKHDCLVIVDAVCTLSTMPFNMDEWGIDAVITGGQKGLSCIPGVSLIGFSNKAWKFIESRTDQLKHWCLDAKLADQFWYKKSYHYTAPVSGILAIHEALRLVCTETLEVRFARHLRSSQALQAGIEGMGLDLYVKSQDRLNSVVGISVPKGIDGKQLLSTMSKRYKVEISGSFGANIVRIGQMGEQCRTHNLFRTLHAFGASLNLLGQKLDLPEGMAALESTLDLNGYADEI from the coding sequence GTGCGGATCCAAGTGCCAGACAACCTTTTGTCTTTAGACAATATATTACCCGATGAACCTTTGTTAATGATGGGGGCCGGTCCTGTACCTATTCCAGCCAAGGTTGCAGCGGCAAATGGCATTGTTATCAATCACTTGGGCGATACTATGGCGCAGATTATCGAACAAGTTAAGTTGATGTCTAGTTACGTATTTCAAACTACAACAGGGCATATCTTAGGGGTGGCAGGTCCTGGTTCCGCAGCTATGGAAATGGCCGTGGCCAATTTGGTTGTGCCTGGCAGTAAAGTATTAAGTATCTGTAATGGATTTTTCAGTAGTCGTTTGGCTGAGATGTCGCAACGTGTTGGTGCTGATGTTGTACGCTTAATTGTTGCCGAAGGGCTCAGTGCAGATCCGCAAATTGTCGAAGAATATATTGTTAAACATCAACCTAGGGTTTTAACCATAGTGCAAGGTGAAACCTCGAATACAGTTTGTAATAACCAGTTACCAGAAATAGCTTCTATTGCTAAAAAACATGATTGTTTAGTCATAGTAGATGCCGTTTGTACCTTAAGTACTATGCCGTTTAACATGGACGAGTGGGGCATAGATGCAGTGATTACAGGGGGGCAAAAAGGTTTATCATGCATTCCGGGCGTGTCGTTAATTGGCTTTTCGAATAAAGCTTGGAAGTTTATTGAATCTCGCACTGATCAGCTCAAACATTGGTGTTTAGATGCTAAGTTAGCCGACCAATTTTGGTACAAAAAATCTTATCATTACACTGCGCCTGTTTCGGGAATTTTAGCTATTCATGAAGCTTTGCGTTTAGTTTGTACAGAAACTTTAGAAGTGCGATTTGCTCGTCATTTACGTAGTTCACAAGCATTACAGGCTGGTATTGAAGGCATGGGTTTAGATTTGTACGTTAAATCGCAAGATAGGTTAAATTCTGTGGTCGGTATTAGTGTGCCAAAAGGCATAGACGGCAAACAATTGTTGAGCACTATGTCGAAACGTTACAAAGTAGAAATTTCTGGTTCATTTGGTGCAAATATTGTACGAATAGGTCAAATGGGTGAGCAGTGTCGTACCCATAACTTATTTAGAACCTTACATGCCTTTGGCGCTAGCTTAAACTTGTTAGGGCAAAAGCTCGATCTACCAGAAGGTATGGCTGCTCTTGAAAGTACCTTAGATCTAAATGGTTATGCTGATGAAATCTAA